From the genome of Prinia subflava isolate CZ2003 ecotype Zambia chromosome 12, Cam_Psub_1.2, whole genome shotgun sequence:
GGCTGGCTTTTCCAAGAGACCCTGATTTATGTGAAACTGAGCCTGGTGGCTGATGTAAGCCACTGGCACAGCCAAGCATCACCCCCAAGCAGCTCTCTTATTCCGAAGGAGGATAACAGGAGCTGACACAGAAATATGGCTTcttaaactgcttttaaaaaaatcaattcttaCAATATCAATGGAAGTCCATTCTGGTGTAATTCCATCACTGCAATTGGGTTACTCCTGGCTTTAAATCGTCCTTGATCACAGAGCAACTCCAGATGATAAATGGagctttctttctcattttggGATATTTGGGCCAAATTCTTGGCACAGGTCAGGTTCAGACAAGTGGCACCAACTTGTGCATTTCAGGGTTTAATTGATTTATCTATGTAAATTCTACTGCTAAGCTGTACTTTGATTTTTAATAGTCTGTTTATAAATTGAAAAATCCATCCAAAATATAAATGCTCGTTAGTAATCATTCACTGACCGTCTTTTAATAATCAACCAATGATCTTTTATCAACATCCAACAGCTGCATCACCTCAGTGCATTTCTGAGAATGAATTAAACCTCAGAAGAGAGAGATCAGCTCAGTTCCCAGGGGCAAGCACAAAACCTCTTTGAAAGAACAGACAATTGCACAGCCTAACAGTTTAACTTGAGGAATGGAGAATAATAACAGATCCAATTGAAAGTGTAAGGGAatttagagaggaaaaatgtaATTACCTGCTCTGGAAAGGGCCCAGAGACTGTTTAAAATCTCATTCTTCCCAAATGTGTCTGGGAATCCTTAATGACAGCAGGATCATGAGACATGGCACGTGTTGCCTGGGcttggaaatgaaaagaaaagcaaaaacaagcTGTATTTTTTATCCCTTGATTCTAGAAATATCTGCTGGTATTTCAGGAACCTGTGTGACACATGCTTGGAGTTGTGACCCAGTGTAGAACAAAAGCACAGTGAGGAAAAGATGCAGctccaaaattaaaataagtattaatgcttgcagagaaataaaagagcttttggaaaaagaatgaaaattaattgAGACGTTTAAATTGATTTTCATTATTGTGATCTGTGGAAAcagctaaaaggaaaaaaaatcctttcatttgtttattttaataatttgtttttgcATCCTAGACAGCAGGACTAGCCTCAGCCTCCTATAAATATCCTTCCTTCAGTCTCCCTTGAATGTGAGGTGCATGAAATTTAGGATTGGTGAAGTTTATCATCCTCAGATGTCCAGTGCTGGACAAATAAAGGGATGCCAATGTCAGTAGCAGCAAGAGCTGCCTCCTCTATTAGTGAGTGACAAATTCATGTTCCCTGAATCTGAGGGAATAAAAGCCAAGCTCAGAAGCACTCCTGATGCTAATTAATTATCAACCCATTTCTGGTAAAATTCAAGTGGTTCCAGCAGCTTTTATTTATACCTGTGTAAGTCTGAGGATTGGAAATgatgggttttggtttgtttttgtttttgcaacCAGCAAGAAGTGATTCTTTCAAACATTAAGTGAATTGAGAAGTTGTTCCAACAGCTTTTGGATTCACATGTGTTTCATGTGACACACACCATGAGGTTTCAATTGGCTTTTGGGAAATTGTAAACTAGAAAGGAACACAACCAAGGAAAAGATTGTTTTAAATACGAACTGTTGTTGTTTCATTTGTTAACTGTCAAAATGAAATTGCTAAAAACTCATCACGTGTTTTTTTCAACCTGGAGCTGAAATTCAGAAGgatttttgtctgaaaattgAGTGTGATCAGCGCCGAAGTGTTTCAGGGGTCAGAAAAGGGCAGTGTTCTCATTATCACCTTACAGACAGAAGCTGTGAGTCTGAAAATCACCATCACccaggagaaaaacaacacctcagcactgcctgtgaCTTCAGGACAGAGCCAGACCCCTTTGGAGCCCTTTGCTCCAAACCCTGTTTGATGCCTGGTATCCCCTGCAGAGCATCCTGCTCTGGGTCACCTCTGGGTTCAGCTCAAGTGATTTAATTAACAGGGAACAttcctgaaaacacaggaacagctaATGAGCATGGTGGGTTTCTAGATGGGAATGGGGCTGAGGGACATTGTGAGAGTCAGAGGGAGAGTTTAATGATTTTGTGGCTTTGGTGAGAGGTGAGAGGAGGGCtcctggggtttggggtcagATGAGAAGGACCTCATTTCTGGGTTGTTACTGCTGTAAAGGAGCCTGGATCTGCTCCAGCTGACCGCaccaggtttttttttggctgtgACATATTTTGGAATAGAGACAGCATGTCAGGGTGGGTTGGAAGTAAATGAAGCCAATTCCAGCCCAAACCCTCCGATGATTTCCTGTGCTCcctgacacagcactcagtgtgtCCCCTTGGCTGGCGCTGCCCCATCGGTGACAGATGATGCAGGACCACAGTTCTGGGGTTTTCCTTCTGCCAGTGCAGCCCCGCTGGGATGCCACAGCTCATCCTTTTGCTCCCAGTGCCCCGTCCCAGCACTGAGCCTTCCTTCAAACCCCAGAATTATGGTCCAAGCTCTTCTCTCCATCTCTCCTTTTATCTTCTACTGGAGCAAATATCGCCCTGAATGGATGCACACGCTCAGGCTAAGCCCATTCACTTCATCACTGGGCCCAGCTGAAGGTCACCCTGAAAACACTCACAATTCCTATTCAGCACTATAAATATGCATTTGATTCATTGTCTCCTGTCCCTTCCATCACGGGGGATGGAGGAGGCGGACCGGCAGCGATGAGTCACTGTCCTGGCTCTGAGGCTTCATCAGAGCGATATTATTTgacaataattttaatttatgctCTGAAAGTGCTGGGGGAGCTGCGTTCAGGGCTTTCAATGGCCCCTGGGATGCGATGGGTGAGGgttgggtgggatggggtgaaGTGTGGGGGTGGTCGGGGGACACTTGGCtctcctgggagctcctggcaAAGTTTGTCCAGGGTGAGTGTGAAGTCCTCTGAGCACCAGCGGCTCTGTGCCGGGGGTGACACCCCCCATGCCAGCAGTGGGGAGGAGATGCCACAGCCCAGGACGGACCAAAGCATCCCTGGTGCACTGCTCGTCCGGGGGCTGCCGCAGTTCCAGCGATTAGAAACCacgaaagaaagaaacaaaatcagcaCCCTTCTGCAGGGGTTTAAGTGGATTTTGTGGCAGGAGGCACCGAAGGGGCTCAGGAATGGGGAGTCGGAGGGGTCCGGACTGGCCTTGTCAGGGGCTCCCCTCACAAACCAAGGGGCGGGGCCTGGAGGGGCGGGGCCTGGCGCTGTGGGGCGTGGTCAGGAGATCCTGGGGCGGAGCTAAGCTAATGAGGCGCTCCAGTGGGCGGGGCcgagctgctggggtggggatATGGGCGGGGCTTAGACAGCGCTAAGGGACTCTCACAGTGAGGGGGCGTGGCCGGGGGCGTGGCCGGCGCGGTGTGGGCGTGTCCCGCGTGACGCAGTGACGCTGGCGCGGCCCGGCCGGACGGAGCGGCCGCCATGGCGAGCCAGTCGCAGGgcatccagcagctgctgcaggccgAGAAGCGCGCCGCGGAGAAGGTGGCCGAGGCCCGCAAGAGTGAGTACGGCACGGCCCGGCTCCGCCAGGCCCCGCCGCGGGGGAATGTGGTGGCGgaggagcccggcccggcctggcCTGTCCCGGCGCGGCCGCCTCAGGCCTTGCGGCCCGGCGCTGAGGGCGGTGGGGCGGCGGGGATCCCCCAGTCCTGCCCCGGGGGTGACCGGGGCTCGCTGGGGCCGCCAGGACAGCAGCGCTGGAGGCTCCCCACCAAGGCTCAGTGCGGTGTGAGGGGTCGGAGCCGCACCAGGACCCTCCTGCCGTAACCCAGCGCAGGCTCCGGAGCTCgggggctcctggcaggacacGACCACCATAATCTGGCCTTCGCTTGGGGCATGGCTGTGCTTCCCTCTGGCCTTCCcaccttcagctgcttttttcccGGTGAAAACATTGTGTTTCCATGTCGCTAATTACAGAGCTATTCCTAATAGATCTAAGTTAGCTTCTCTTATTATTTAAGAGAAATTCTGGTTGCAAAGCCCCCCAGGTTTGCAAATCTCTTCTGCTTCAAATACATATGTATATCTGTATTTCTATACCTGCCCTGGTTTGCAGTTCAACCCCCTGACAATGTTGCTAGAGGCAGATTTTTGTAGTTCACTCCAGTGCTGATAATCTCGAAGGGGAGAATGTGGTGGGAAGTCCAGGAGGGGAAGTAGAGGCAGTGGCCAGGTCTGCTCTTGGTTTCACAGCCGGTCTGGTAAAACTAAGATTTAATGCTCTTTCTATTCGGCTTTGTTTGGGATGTCACAGAGGCTGCACACTCACGTGAGTTGGGGCAATCCTAAACACGGGTACAGACTTTGAGAACTCACTGGGagaagccctgcagagaggaacTGGGGGTTCTGGTGGATGAGGGGCTGCACATGAGCCCACAGTGCATTCACAGCCTTTAGGGCCAAACACatcctgggctgagccccagcctgggcagcaggggaggggattctgcccctctgcccctgtgctcagctgagaccccacctgcagagctgccccagccctgggcccagcactgcaaggacctggagctgctgcagagtccagaggaggccatggagctgctccaagaGTTGGaaccaggctgggagagctgggggggggctcacctggagaagagagggctctggggagacctcagagccccttccagggccttAAAGAGCCTTTTGAAAAGGAGGGATAGGGACTTATAAGTACCaaagggcagggttagatgggagattgggaaggaactCTCCCCTGGGAGGGTGTGCACACCCcggtgcccagagcagctgtggctgcccctggatccaaggccaggctggacagggcttggagcagcctgggatggtgggagtTGTgtctgcccacggcaggggtgggatgggatgagcttccttcaacccaaaccagtctgggacTCATTCTGTGAATAAAGCCAGGCCTGGATGTTGCCTGATGCTCTCCACTGCTCCGTAGTGGAGGCTCCTGGCTCAGTGACCTTGGCCAGGGTTTGCTGGGCTCCTCCTGAGATCCGCAGGCTCGGGGAGGGTActtggctgctgcctcctgcagaaGGAGCAAACGCTGTGGTGATGGCTGTgcctcaggaaaagcagctctcaGTGCTTTCTCTTCTGTCTTTGCCTTGGTTTGTCCTTTGGAACAGGGAAGAACCGGAGGCTGAAGCAGGCCAAGGAGGAGGCCCAGGCGGAGATCGAGCAGTACCGCCTGCAGCGGGAGAAGGAGTTCAAGGCCAAGGAGGCAGCGGTTGGTTTTCTCCATCACTCAGTTTATTTCCTCCCCTTTGCCTTGTGCTGGGCCTTCCTTGCCCTGGCGGCTCCCTCAGGGTGGAGCGAGTTGCAGCAGGAGCACTTCCCCATGTGCCTTCCTGTGAGACACAGCCACGTGTCCCAGAAAAAACCCTGGAAGTGGCTCAGGACATGGTGTGTTGCATCTCAACTGGCAGGGAAAGAGCTTAGCAAGCTCCTGAGTGCCCTGAGGGGTGACAAACTCCCAAAAGCTGCTGTATGTAGCAGTGTCCCAAAGAGCCTGAGCTCACTGCTCCTGTCACAGGCTCCTTTCTGTGGTGCTGACATGGCAGAGACCCCTTGCCCTGTCTGTGGTCACCAGAAGGGAAGG
Proteins encoded in this window:
- the ATP6V1G1 gene encoding V-type proton ATPase subunit G 1, whose protein sequence is MASQSQGIQQLLQAEKRAAEKVAEARKRKNRRLKQAKEEAQAEIEQYRLQREKEFKAKEAAALGSHGSCTTEVEKETQEKMSVIQQNFQKNREVVMSQLLSLVCDIKPEIHVNYRING